In Gemmatimonadota bacterium, the following are encoded in one genomic region:
- a CDS encoding amidohydrolase family protein, with translation MPLSRPHVAPPLVRATRVARDLLCRAILACTLVALLPVAAAQAQARVATGARPTLAVVGGRIIDGYGGPVLENGVILVAGERILAVGREGEVTIPPGTPVIDANGHTVMPGLIDMHVHLHIVGHGDYKRWDDLYGTKDASVVMPIAARQLLSAGVTSARDLGARLDDILTVKRRIAAGEIPGPRLFVSGPFIQHAAYEPYEEAFRWG, from the coding sequence ATGCCGCTCTCGCGCCCCCACGTCGCCCCTCCCCTCGTGCGCGCGACGCGTGTCGCGCGCGACCTGCTGTGCCGCGCGATTCTCGCGTGCACACTCGTCGCCCTCCTCCCGGTGGCCGCGGCGCAGGCGCAGGCTCGCGTCGCAACGGGCGCTCGTCCCACGCTCGCCGTCGTCGGTGGGCGCATCATCGACGGATACGGCGGGCCCGTGCTCGAGAACGGCGTCATTCTCGTCGCCGGCGAGCGCATCCTCGCCGTCGGACGCGAAGGCGAGGTGACGATCCCGCCGGGGACGCCGGTGATCGACGCCAACGGGCACACCGTGATGCCTGGGCTCATCGACATGCACGTGCACCTGCACATCGTGGGGCACGGCGACTACAAGCGATGGGATGACCTGTACGGCACGAAGGACGCCTCGGTCGTCATGCCGATCGCCGCCCGCCAGCTGCTCTCGGCCGGTGTGACGTCGGCCCGCGACCTCGGGGCCCGGCTCGACGACATTCTCACGGTGAAGCGCCGGATTGCAGCTGGTGAGATTCCCGGCCCGCGCCTCTTCGTCTCGGGCCCGTTCATCCAGCACGCGGCGTACGAGCCGTACGAGGAGGCGTTCCGCTGGGGGTGA
- a CDS encoding AraC family transcriptional regulator, protein MIVAALVWDPASQARLRDALRGQATVRFCERQSEVIALVENNLAGVAVVDMRDRDGQSTLPMVRYVRESYPSVPVLLYFAISPDTSRDVLAFARAGVNDLVLRDVDDLRYSLRTALSTAADHCSARAILAELEPLLPASVLPMVRYCLENGRRSMTVEQVADALNVHRKTLVDRLSASHLPTPSALIAWCRLIISARLLEDPGRSVEQVALLLDFPSGTSMRNMMKRYTGLRPGEIRENGGVRCVMHALKRELTVVSGGPGGGNRAAS, encoded by the coding sequence ATGATCGTTGCGGCGCTCGTCTGGGATCCTGCGTCCCAGGCTCGACTGCGGGACGCGCTACGCGGACAGGCGACCGTCCGATTCTGCGAGCGGCAGTCCGAGGTCATCGCCCTCGTCGAGAACAACCTCGCCGGGGTGGCGGTCGTCGACATGCGCGACCGCGATGGCCAGTCGACGCTTCCGATGGTGCGTTACGTCCGCGAGTCGTATCCCAGCGTGCCGGTGCTGCTGTACTTCGCGATCTCGCCCGATACCTCACGCGACGTGCTGGCCTTCGCGCGGGCCGGGGTGAATGACCTGGTGCTGCGGGACGTCGATGACCTGCGTTACTCGCTGCGCACCGCGCTCTCGACGGCAGCCGATCACTGCTCGGCACGCGCGATCCTCGCGGAGCTGGAGCCGCTGCTCCCCGCGAGCGTCCTGCCCATGGTGCGGTACTGCCTCGAGAACGGTCGACGATCCATGACCGTGGAGCAGGTCGCCGATGCGCTTAACGTGCACCGCAAGACGTTGGTTGATCGATTAAGCGCCTCTCACCTTCCCACGCCGAGCGCGTTGATCGCTTGGTGCCGGTTGATCATCTCGGCGCGACTGTTGGAGGACCCGGGGCGCTCGGTGGAGCAGGTGGCGCTCCTCCTCGATTTCCCGTCGGGGACGTCGATGCGGAACATGATGAAGCGTTACACGGGGTTGCGTCCCGGTGAGATCCGGGAGAACGGCGGAGTGCGCTGTGTGATGCACGCGCTCAAGCGCGAACTGACGGTGGTCTCTGGGGGCCCAGGCGGGGGCAACCGGGCTGCGAGCTGA
- a CDS encoding amidohydrolase family protein: MTGADDARQKVQRIIDAGVDVVKLIDQDQMTDAEVAAVVATAHKNGKPVVAHAHRMAEIRVGLKHGVDNFEHTGLGTAPGYPDDVLQQMRERNSSLYWTPTVSPLFTLYEAGTVFPERLDDPSWRAFMPNDMGAEIRRSLSQIPQLPYYALFPSRLPILPTKFRQLRETGVRLMIGTDAGIPAMFHNDATWREMVKFVEFGVSPMETIQSATLWPARFLKREQDIGVLAPGRFADIILVRGNPLTDMTVMRDVRVVIQGGKRVP; the protein is encoded by the coding sequence GTGACGGGCGCAGACGACGCGCGCCAGAAGGTGCAGCGCATCATCGACGCCGGCGTGGACGTGGTGAAGCTGATCGACCAGGACCAGATGACCGACGCCGAGGTCGCCGCCGTGGTCGCGACGGCGCACAAGAACGGCAAGCCGGTGGTGGCACACGCGCACCGCATGGCCGAGATCCGCGTCGGCCTCAAGCACGGCGTCGACAACTTCGAGCACACCGGGCTCGGCACCGCGCCGGGGTACCCCGACGACGTGCTGCAGCAGATGCGGGAGCGCAACTCCTCGCTGTACTGGACCCCGACCGTCTCGCCGCTCTTCACGCTGTACGAGGCCGGGACCGTCTTCCCGGAACGCCTCGACGATCCGTCGTGGCGGGCCTTCATGCCTAACGACATGGGCGCCGAGATCCGCCGGTCGCTGTCGCAGATCCCGCAGCTGCCGTACTACGCGCTCTTCCCGTCGCGCCTCCCGATCCTCCCCACCAAGTTCCGCCAGTTGCGGGAGACGGGGGTGCGCCTCATGATCGGGACCGATGCCGGCATCCCGGCGATGTTCCACAACGACGCCACCTGGCGCGAGATGGTGAAGTTCGTGGAGTTCGGCGTCTCGCCCATGGAGACGATCCAGTCGGCCACGCTCTGGCCGGCGCGCTTCCTCAAGCGCGAGCAGGACATCGGGGTCCTCGCCCCCGGGCGCTTCGCCGACATCATCCTCGTGCGCGGCAACCCCCTCACCGACATGACCGTGATGCGCGACGTGCGCGTCGTCATCCAGGGCGGCAAGCGCGTGCCATGA
- a CDS encoding enoyl-CoA hydratase/isomerase family protein: MRIAKVGVIGAGAMGSGIAALAASAGLPVVLLDIPGDPDRNGVARGALQRALKARPAPFMEASRAALVQTGNTEDHLHLLADCDWIVEAIIEQVEPKRVLFERLEAVRKPTAIIASNTSGIPMQLLLEGRSEGFRRHFLGTHFFNPPRYLHLLELIPTPDTSSDVLTATRDFAERVLGKGVVLAKDVPGFIANRLGIYGMTRTLRLMEEFDLTIDEVDALTGPLIGRAKSATFRTGDISGIDVLSHVATGTGATTGEDFALPAWVAALVASGRLGEKTGAGFYKKEKKAILTLDWKTLDYRPQQQASFPELAFVEKAPLPQRLKALTTAGGKHAEFLRALLLTVGHYTIEKTPELAHDIVSVDRAMEWGYAWEMGPFRQLDAMGLDFVRAGLAQRGLAEPVLLRKAQESFYRDLSSGPRALTFAGDYAPIEPIPAQIDLPLVHLRNGAVDKNESAAILDLGDGVLLLEFRGKMNTLGAPVLALLEKAQHKIAAGGYAGLVIGNCDPRTFSAGADLGAVVQGVQDGDWTRLEQAVHTFQQGVMSVRRAPFPIVAAPFGLALGGGCEFSLHAARVQAHAELYMGLVEVGVGLLPGGGGTKELLFRFTKELAAYEEADPFEAVKRAFKTITMATTSTSALEARTLGFLRESDRISMNRDRLLADAKARVLDLAPDYVAPPPMTIRALGKEAMGNLQYGVWAMREAGYITAHEVTIATHVAYVLSGGDGPPRDVTEQDVLDLEREAFLTLLGTKETQERIVHTLKTGKPLRN; this comes from the coding sequence ATGCGCATCGCGAAGGTCGGTGTGATCGGGGCCGGCGCCATGGGGAGTGGGATCGCGGCGCTCGCCGCGTCGGCGGGGCTCCCCGTCGTGCTCCTCGACATCCCGGGAGATCCGGACAGGAATGGCGTGGCGCGCGGCGCGTTGCAGCGCGCGCTCAAGGCGAGGCCGGCGCCGTTCATGGAGGCGTCGCGCGCGGCGCTTGTGCAGACCGGGAACACGGAGGATCACCTGCACCTCCTGGCCGATTGCGACTGGATCGTCGAGGCCATCATCGAGCAGGTCGAGCCCAAGCGCGTGCTGTTCGAGCGCCTCGAGGCGGTGCGCAAGCCGACGGCGATCATCGCATCGAACACGTCGGGGATCCCGATGCAGCTGCTGCTCGAAGGGCGCAGCGAGGGGTTCCGCCGACATTTCCTCGGGACGCACTTCTTCAATCCGCCGCGCTACTTGCACCTGCTGGAGCTCATCCCCACGCCCGACACCTCGAGCGACGTGCTGACGGCCACGCGCGACTTCGCCGAGCGCGTGCTGGGCAAGGGAGTGGTGCTGGCGAAGGACGTCCCGGGCTTCATCGCCAACCGGCTCGGCATCTATGGGATGACGCGCACGTTGCGGCTGATGGAGGAGTTCGACCTCACGATCGACGAGGTGGACGCGCTCACCGGTCCGCTCATCGGGCGGGCCAAGTCGGCGACGTTCCGCACCGGCGACATCTCGGGGATCGACGTCCTGTCGCACGTGGCGACGGGGACGGGGGCGACGACGGGTGAGGACTTCGCCCTCCCCGCCTGGGTCGCAGCGCTGGTGGCGTCGGGGCGGCTGGGGGAAAAGACGGGGGCCGGCTTCTACAAGAAGGAGAAGAAGGCGATCCTCACGCTCGACTGGAAGACGCTCGACTACCGCCCGCAGCAGCAGGCCAGCTTTCCCGAGTTGGCCTTCGTGGAGAAGGCCCCGCTACCGCAGCGCCTCAAGGCGCTGACGACGGCTGGTGGCAAGCACGCGGAGTTCCTGCGCGCATTGCTCCTGACGGTGGGGCACTACACGATCGAGAAGACCCCCGAGCTGGCGCACGACATCGTCTCGGTCGACCGGGCGATGGAGTGGGGCTACGCCTGGGAGATGGGTCCGTTCCGCCAGCTCGATGCGATGGGGCTCGACTTCGTGCGCGCAGGGCTGGCGCAGCGCGGACTCGCCGAGCCGGTGCTGCTGCGCAAGGCGCAGGAGTCCTTCTATCGTGACCTGAGCAGCGGGCCGCGCGCCCTCACCTTTGCCGGCGACTATGCGCCGATCGAGCCGATCCCGGCGCAGATCGATCTCCCGCTCGTCCACCTGCGCAACGGCGCCGTCGACAAGAACGAGTCGGCGGCGATCCTCGACCTGGGGGATGGTGTCCTCCTGCTCGAGTTCCGCGGGAAGATGAACACGCTGGGGGCGCCGGTGCTCGCCCTGCTCGAGAAGGCGCAGCACAAGATTGCGGCTGGCGGCTACGCCGGCCTGGTGATCGGCAACTGCGACCCCCGCACCTTCTCGGCCGGCGCCGACCTGGGCGCCGTCGTGCAGGGGGTGCAGGACGGGGACTGGACACGGCTCGAGCAGGCCGTCCACACGTTCCAGCAGGGGGTGATGTCGGTGCGGCGGGCCCCCTTCCCCATCGTCGCGGCGCCGTTCGGGTTGGCCCTCGGCGGCGGGTGCGAGTTCTCGCTGCACGCGGCCCGCGTGCAGGCACACGCCGAGCTGTACATGGGGCTCGTCGAGGTCGGCGTCGGCCTGCTGCCGGGCGGCGGCGGGACCAAGGAGCTCCTCTTCCGGTTCACCAAGGAGCTGGCCGCGTACGAGGAGGCCGATCCGTTCGAGGCGGTGAAGCGCGCCTTCAAGACGATCACGATGGCGACCACCAGCACCAGCGCCCTCGAGGCGCGTACGCTGGGCTTCCTGCGCGAGTCCGATCGCATCTCGATGAACCGGGACCGGCTCCTCGCCGACGCCAAGGCGCGGGTGCTCGACCTCGCCCCCGACTACGTGGCGCCCCCGCCGATGACCATCCGTGCGTTAGGCAAGGAGGCGATGGGGAACCTGCAGTACGGCGTGTGGGCCATGCGCGAGGCCGGCTACATCACGGCGCACGAGGTGACGATCGCCACGCACGTCGCCTACGTGCTGTCGGGGGGTGACGGCCCGCCGCGCGACGTCACCGAACAGGACGTGCTCGACCTCGAGCGCGAGGCCTTCCTCACTCTCCTCGGCACCAAGGAGACGCAGGAGCGCATCGTGCACACGCTCAAGACCGGCAAGCCGCTTCGCAACTAG
- a CDS encoding ERAP1-like C-terminal domain-containing protein — protein sequence MAASVAGAQPSRDSLAGPGVSLALATQRAARVRDVRYDLVMDVTAADSATGRVAVRFHLRRPAEVILDFRGTLHGRVRANGRALPAVTHTGAHIRVPASALHAGNNRLDFDFATPIAAAGASIIRVKDPADSATYLYTLLVPSDASLLFPCFDQPDLKARVTLTLTTPFGWKAVANGTRLRSASTSRGVVTTFRETEPISTYLIAFAAGPWEELQAKGSRKPISLFVRKSRLADVDADSIILANDRAASWLEDYFGTRFPFQKLDLVLAPAFPFGGMEHPGAVFYSEERFVFRERPTLPQRLGRTATIYHEIAHQWFGDLVTMQWFDDLWLKEGFATYMAAKMQDAIDPSSEAWKTFYLRNKPAAYAVDATDGTTPVWQRLSNLDQAKSNYGPIVYNKAPGILKQLNFLVGDEAFRDGLQLFIRRHSYANATWRDLLDAISVPAKRPLRTWGDDFILRPGLPVLEQKLEVRDGKIARFAIVQRPARALSGARPWPMRLELLVLAERGEPQRIPLTLTRDTTVVEELTGRPAPELVFANSRDYAYALTLLDPRSASALERDIGSVRDPFLRAMLWGAMWDLVREALVAPERFMRMALRELPRERDEQIVSGIVGRLSRATSAYLSPVSRDAFLPDVERTLLAGANRAESPYGIRKAHFDAWVRVASTGSTMDQMVTMLDSASVAGEPLRPPTRWAMITRLMAVGHPASDSLLALERARDRSAEGVRRAFVAGAARPNAATKRDYFERYFADSTLNEDWATASLEGFNALESQSLSLPYLTPALDSLPWIQRNRRIFYVGAWIGSFVEGQSSDTALATVRAFLEKRQELPLDLRLKVLQSVDELERTVRIRRTFGIAAPSASPDH from the coding sequence ATGGCCGCGTCCGTCGCCGGTGCGCAGCCCTCCCGCGATTCCCTCGCGGGCCCCGGCGTTTCGCTGGCGCTGGCGACCCAGCGCGCTGCCCGTGTGCGCGACGTCCGTTACGACCTCGTCATGGACGTCACCGCCGCCGATTCGGCGACTGGGCGCGTGGCGGTGCGTTTTCACCTGCGTCGCCCTGCCGAGGTCATCCTCGACTTCCGCGGCACGTTGCACGGGCGCGTGCGCGCCAACGGACGGGCCCTCCCCGCCGTGACGCACACCGGCGCCCACATCCGGGTTCCGGCCAGCGCCCTGCACGCGGGGAACAATCGCCTCGATTTCGACTTCGCTACCCCAATTGCGGCTGCCGGCGCCAGCATCATCCGCGTCAAGGACCCGGCGGACTCGGCCACGTATCTCTACACGCTCCTCGTCCCCTCCGATGCGAGCCTCCTCTTTCCCTGCTTCGACCAGCCCGATCTCAAGGCCCGGGTCACCCTCACGCTCACCACCCCGTTCGGCTGGAAGGCCGTCGCGAACGGGACGCGGCTCCGCAGCGCCTCGACCTCGCGCGGCGTGGTGACGACGTTCCGCGAGACCGAACCGATCAGCACCTACCTCATCGCCTTCGCCGCTGGCCCGTGGGAGGAGCTGCAGGCCAAGGGGAGCCGCAAGCCGATCTCGCTCTTCGTCCGGAAGTCGCGCTTGGCCGACGTCGACGCCGATTCGATCATCCTCGCGAACGATCGCGCGGCGAGCTGGCTCGAGGACTACTTCGGGACCCGCTTTCCCTTCCAGAAGCTCGACCTCGTGCTCGCCCCGGCCTTCCCGTTCGGCGGGATGGAACACCCGGGGGCCGTCTTCTACAGTGAGGAGCGCTTCGTCTTCCGCGAACGCCCCACGCTCCCGCAGCGGCTGGGGCGCACCGCCACCATCTACCACGAAATCGCACACCAGTGGTTCGGCGATCTCGTGACGATGCAGTGGTTCGACGACCTCTGGCTCAAGGAGGGCTTCGCGACGTACATGGCGGCCAAGATGCAGGACGCGATCGACCCGTCGTCGGAGGCGTGGAAGACGTTCTACCTGCGCAACAAGCCCGCGGCGTACGCCGTCGACGCCACCGACGGGACTACCCCCGTCTGGCAGCGCCTCTCCAACCTCGATCAGGCCAAGAGCAACTACGGACCGATCGTCTACAACAAGGCGCCCGGGATCCTCAAGCAGCTCAACTTCCTCGTCGGCGACGAGGCATTCCGCGACGGATTGCAGCTGTTCATCCGGCGGCATTCGTACGCCAACGCCACGTGGCGCGATCTTCTGGACGCCATCAGCGTCCCCGCCAAGCGACCGCTGAGGACTTGGGGGGACGATTTCATCCTGCGCCCGGGGCTCCCCGTGCTCGAGCAGAAGCTCGAGGTCCGTGACGGCAAGATCGCCCGCTTCGCGATCGTGCAGCGACCGGCACGTGCGCTCTCCGGCGCGCGGCCGTGGCCCATGCGCCTCGAACTGCTCGTGCTCGCAGAGCGCGGGGAACCGCAACGGATCCCGCTGACCCTCACGCGCGATACGACCGTGGTGGAGGAGCTGACCGGGCGTCCGGCCCCCGAGCTCGTCTTCGCCAACTCGCGCGACTACGCGTACGCCCTCACCCTCCTCGACCCACGCAGTGCCAGTGCCCTCGAGCGGGACATCGGAAGCGTGCGCGATCCGTTCCTGCGCGCGATGCTCTGGGGGGCCATGTGGGACCTGGTGCGCGAGGCGTTGGTGGCGCCGGAGCGCTTCATGCGCATGGCGCTGCGCGAACTCCCGCGCGAGCGCGACGAGCAGATCGTGAGCGGGATCGTCGGGCGCCTCTCGCGCGCGACCAGTGCCTACCTCTCCCCGGTCTCGCGCGACGCCTTCCTCCCCGATGTAGAGCGCACCTTGCTGGCCGGGGCCAACCGTGCGGAGTCGCCGTATGGCATTCGCAAGGCGCACTTCGATGCATGGGTGCGGGTGGCGTCGACCGGTTCCACGATGGACCAGATGGTCACGATGCTCGACAGCGCGAGCGTGGCCGGCGAACCGCTTCGCCCGCCGACCCGCTGGGCGATGATCACCCGCCTGATGGCGGTAGGGCATCCCGCCTCCGACTCGTTGCTCGCCCTGGAGCGCGCGCGCGACCGATCGGCCGAGGGGGTGCGTCGCGCCTTCGTGGCCGGCGCCGCGCGCCCGAACGCAGCGACCAAACGCGACTACTTCGAGCGCTACTTCGCTGACTCGACGCTCAACGAGGATTGGGCGACCGCGTCGCTCGAGGGGTTCAACGCGCTGGAGTCGCAGTCGCTCTCCCTGCCGTACCTCACTCCGGCGCTCGACTCGCTCCCGTGGATTCAGCGAAACCGCCGCATCTTCTACGTGGGCGCCTGGATTGGCTCGTTTGTCGAGGGCCAGTCGAGCGACACGGCGCTCGCGACGGTGCGCGCCTTTTTGGAGAAGCGCCAGGAACTCCCGCTCGACCTTCGCCTCAAAGTCCTGCAGTCGGTCGACGAGCTCGAACGAACCGTTCGAATTCGCCGCACCTTCGGAATCGCCGCGCCAAGCGCGTCACCCGATCACTGA
- a CDS encoding nitronate monooxygenase, producing the protein MMETALTRHAGIALPILCGAMYPCSNPELVAAVSAGGALGIYQPISLTYVHGHEYREGVRLMHRLAGGRPIGMNALIESSARTYHERMVRWVEIALEEGVRFFVTSLGNPRWVCDRVHAAGGIVYHDVTEAKWAQKGADAGCDGLIGVNARAGGHAGSRTMEALYDELAPFGLPLVCAGGVGDVDDYVRALAAGYVGVQMGTRFIATTECTAHARYKQAIVEAEERDIVLTERLTGVPVAVINTPYIQRIGLRAGPLARFMLRGRRTKKWMRTLYAARSILSLKQSNARGDASRDYWQAGRSVAGVEAIESVATILERFRQARIPGAVASHLS; encoded by the coding sequence TTGATGGAGACCGCCCTCACCCGGCACGCCGGCATCGCGCTCCCGATCCTGTGCGGAGCCATGTACCCCTGCTCCAATCCCGAGCTGGTCGCGGCCGTCTCCGCGGGGGGAGCGTTAGGCATCTACCAACCCATCTCGCTCACCTACGTGCACGGGCACGAGTACCGCGAGGGGGTGCGCCTCATGCACCGACTGGCCGGCGGACGCCCCATCGGGATGAACGCCCTCATCGAGTCCAGCGCCCGCACCTACCACGAACGCATGGTGCGCTGGGTCGAGATCGCCCTCGAGGAAGGCGTGCGCTTCTTCGTGACGTCGCTGGGGAACCCCCGATGGGTGTGCGACCGCGTGCACGCCGCCGGCGGCATCGTGTACCACGATGTGACCGAGGCCAAGTGGGCGCAGAAGGGCGCCGATGCCGGGTGTGATGGCCTCATCGGCGTGAACGCGCGCGCGGGCGGGCATGCCGGGTCGCGCACGATGGAAGCGCTGTACGACGAGCTTGCCCCCTTTGGCCTCCCGCTCGTCTGTGCCGGTGGCGTGGGCGACGTCGACGACTACGTACGCGCCCTCGCCGCGGGCTACGTCGGCGTGCAGATGGGGACGCGCTTCATCGCCACCACCGAGTGTACCGCGCACGCGCGCTACAAGCAGGCCATCGTCGAGGCCGAGGAGCGGGACATCGTCCTCACCGAGCGGCTGACCGGCGTGCCGGTCGCGGTGATCAACACCCCCTACATCCAGCGCATCGGCCTGCGCGCCGGTCCGCTCGCGCGCTTCATGCTGCGCGGGCGACGGACCAAGAAGTGGATGCGCACACTCTACGCCGCGCGGAGCATCCTGTCGCTCAAGCAGTCCAACGCGCGCGGCGATGCGTCCCGTGACTACTGGCAGGCCGGTCGTAGCGTCGCCGGAGTCGAAGCCATCGAATCCGTCGCCACCATCCTCGAACGCTTTCGTCAGGCGCGCATTCCGGGCGCCGTCGCTTCCCACCTCTCCTGA
- a CDS encoding nucleoside deaminase, whose product MTPLQLSITLPGWADELERVGEVHADPTSRMALAVEASRRNVEMGTGGPFGAVLFGAATGRLLALGVNAVVRLRNPVLHAETMAVMRACARYETFTLAHGSGTDEPVDLYSSCEPCAMCLGALLWSGVRRVVFAARRDDAERLGFDEGPVFPETFAYLRRRGVVVEQGPLRSEARDVMAHYHSAGGPIYNG is encoded by the coding sequence ATGACACCGCTCCAGCTGTCGATCACGCTCCCCGGTTGGGCGGACGAGCTGGAGCGGGTCGGTGAGGTCCATGCCGACCCCACCTCACGCATGGCGCTCGCGGTGGAAGCGTCGCGTCGTAACGTCGAGATGGGGACTGGCGGTCCGTTCGGGGCCGTCCTGTTCGGCGCCGCCACGGGACGCCTCCTGGCGCTCGGCGTCAACGCCGTGGTCCGGCTCCGCAACCCGGTTCTGCACGCCGAGACGATGGCGGTCATGCGCGCCTGCGCGCGATACGAGACCTTCACGCTGGCGCACGGCAGCGGAACGGACGAGCCGGTCGACCTCTACTCGTCGTGTGAACCGTGTGCGATGTGTCTGGGGGCGTTGCTCTGGAGCGGTGTGCGTCGCGTCGTCTTTGCCGCGCGTCGTGACGACGCCGAACGACTCGGCTTCGACGAGGGGCCGGTCTTCCCGGAGACCTTCGCGTACCTGCGCCGACGCGGCGTCGTCGTGGAGCAGGGGCCGCTTCGATCTGAGGCGCGCGACGTGATGGCCCACTATCACTCGGCAGGCGGCCCCATCTACAACGGCTGA
- a CDS encoding AAA family ATPase yields the protein MLPLRSLRLRPPSELQSEVFPYSVPTIRSLGELAFPSAVTFFVGENGSGKSTLLEAIAAASGLPSVGSELRVDADETLAAQRTLATAITLIWRAARARRGFFLRAEDFFGFTRTIARMRAAFLVEQAAIDEEYRDRSDHARALRLGPIAASLRDMEARYGVDLDANSHGQSFLKLFQSRFAPNGLYLLDEPEAPLSPQSQLAFMAMLTDMVAQSSQFIIATHSPILLAFPGATIYSFDATPVQPVPYEELEHVSLTRDFLANPERFLRHL from the coding sequence ATGCTGCCACTGCGATCGCTCCGACTTCGCCCGCCGTCCGAGCTCCAATCGGAGGTCTTTCCCTACTCGGTCCCCACCATCCGGTCGCTCGGCGAGCTCGCCTTCCCGTCGGCGGTCACCTTTTTCGTCGGTGAGAACGGCTCGGGGAAGTCGACGTTGCTCGAGGCGATCGCCGCGGCGTCGGGGCTCCCCTCGGTGGGGAGCGAACTGCGCGTTGATGCCGACGAGACGCTGGCTGCGCAGCGCACGCTGGCCACGGCGATCACCCTCATCTGGCGCGCCGCGCGCGCGCGGCGCGGGTTCTTCCTCCGGGCGGAGGACTTCTTCGGCTTCACCAGGACCATCGCGCGCATGCGCGCCGCCTTCCTGGTGGAGCAGGCCGCCATCGACGAGGAATATCGCGACCGCTCCGACCACGCCCGCGCCCTTCGCCTCGGCCCGATTGCCGCCTCGTTGCGCGACATGGAAGCGCGCTACGGCGTGGATCTCGACGCCAATTCGCACGGGCAGAGCTTTCTCAAGCTGTTCCAGTCGCGCTTCGCTCCCAACGGCCTGTACCTGCTCGACGAGCCCGAGGCCCCGCTCTCGCCCCAGAGCCAGTTGGCCTTCATGGCCATGCTCACGGACATGGTCGCGCAGTCGTCGCAGTTCATCATTGCCACGCACTCGCCGATCCTGCTCGCCTTCCCCGGTGCGACGATCTACTCGTTCGATGCCACGCCCGTGCAGCCGGTACCCTACGAGGAGCTGGAGCATGTGTCGCTGACCCGCGATTTCCTGGCGAACCCCGAGCGCTTCCTGCGCCACCTGTGA